A window of Hippoglossus stenolepis isolate QCI-W04-F060 chromosome 16, HSTE1.2, whole genome shotgun sequence contains these coding sequences:
- the dexi gene encoding dexamethasone-induced protein homolog: MTNQIYAQLDSVESLLDDLPYMFYLGLFFVNVLILYYAFLMEYIVLNVGIVFLPEDMDQALVDLGVLSDPASVPYDTDTELDVFEGYLE; this comes from the coding sequence ATGACAAACCAAATTTATGCCCAGCTAGATTCAGTGGAATCGCTCCTGGACGATCTCCCCTATATGTTTTATCTGGGCCTGTTCTTCGTGAACGTGCTGATCCTGTACTATGCCTTCCTGATGGAGTACATCGTCCTGAACGTGGGGATAGTGTTCCTGCCCGAGGACATGGACCAGGCGCTGGTGGACCTCGGGGTGCTGTCCGACCCGGCCTCCGTCCCCTACGACACGGACACGGAGCTGGATGTGTTCGAGGGCTACCTGGAGTGA